Genomic segment of Panicum virgatum strain AP13 chromosome 2K, P.virgatum_v5, whole genome shotgun sequence:
ACCTCTAGGAATGATGAGAAGGTGGTGCATTGGATGACAGAGGGAAATTGGTATGGTATATCATATAGACAATTTGCCTCTCTTCTTGGGTTTGATCATGAGGATACAAATAGAGTCAAAATCCATATTAGTCCATACATGGAAAAGGACATAAAATTCATGTACATACCAGGCAAAAAACATCACTATGGGAGAGTTCAAGGCATGCTACCCTTCTATGCGTACTTGCATCGCATGTTTAGGAAGACACTTGCTCCTAGAGAGGGTGATCAATCAAACATATCCTTCTATGGCCGAGACTTGCTCAAATATATGAATCCTAGTGAGAGGGACTTTTGTGTGGTGGATTACATTTGGGAGGAAATGAAGACTATTTCTTGTTCTCTACAAAAGAGTTGTGGGTATGCTCCATATCTCATGCATATCATAGAAGCTGTCACAAACTCCACATTTGAATATGATCATGAGCATGAGCCCTTCCACATGAAGAATGATGCCAAAGGTCCATCCCTAGCTCAATTGCCAAACATACAAGCTAATGAAGAGGAAGAAAATACTTCCGAAGAGCCCACTGCAGCTGCTGCACCATCTATGGCAGCTAGGACAACGTCAGGTAGAGGCCGTGGACGTGGGCAACATGATGTGCACAAGCCCCCTTCTCCACTTAGAAAGATGTTCAACTTCTTGTGTGGGTCTTGTatgaatgcaaatgacatagCCCACAAGGAAAGGCAAAAGAGGAAGAGGGACTCAAGAATGATTAGACAAATATATGAATATCCTTCTAATAGACCTCCTATTCCCCGTGCGGAGtccgatgaagaagatagtGAGCCGGAGAATTTTGCTCATATGTGGAATAGAACTCAAGTCGTGGATCAGGTCACTCAAAATGATTATTGGGATCAAGCCATTGGAAGCTCATATTATAATCATGTGTATGGTGGAATGCAAAGTGGCGGTGCTTCATTTTCTGAGACACCATTTATGGGCACACAATGGCAAGGCACTTCTTCTAGCATGCCACATGGAGATCCTAATGCACCTGGAGGTTCCGGTACTGATGGTAGTGATTTTTTTTGGGTGGATTATTTGGGGCGATAGATCCCTATGTTGGGATgtttcctcctccacctccgttTAATCCTCCAAGTCAAGGCCAAGgcaatagtgatgatgatgaggagtaGAAGCAGTGGAAGACTTCCCCCGGACCCTTTTGTGGTGATAGATGACAAAGGGGAAGAAGAGTGGATGATTAAAGCTCAGCTCAGTCCAGTGCAGTCTGTCTGGCAAATCCGGTGTCACTGGATTTCTAAAACCGGTGGCACCGGTTTTGGCTGTTGGATGCAACAGGCCTTTGTAATAAAATTTGAATCTTAGCTTCTTTGGACTTGGGATCTATTGTAATGAGTGCTACCATGTGTGTTGAACCTGTTTAATCTTATTAAGACTTGCTACCATGTGTGTTGAACCTGTTTAATCCTATTAAGACTCATTTTCATGTTAGTGTGATATTTTGGATGATGTATGCCTTTTGACAGTGTTGCATGGAAATTCCGGTGGCACTAGATTTGAAATTCGGAGGCACCGGGTTTGGTCTGCAGCACTGGTTTCTCTGACTTTCATTGTTGAAGTGATTTATTTAGTGCATGCATCACGTAATATTTGTTCACATAATTTTTTGCACCCCACGGATGCTgagatttagggggagctccATGTTTGTCATGTAAATGTGCATCTTGGCATTTGAGGCCAAAACTTGTTGAATTCGATTCAATGCACATGTTGAGGGGAGCTCTAACTAAATCTGAACTTTTAAAAGTTTTTATATATCTTTTGTAAACTTTAATCgctgttgtcatcaatcaccaaaatggGGGaaattgaaagtgcatctaggcccctagtgggttttgatggattgattgacaccacgattaagggactaatcatcttgttgagtatatgagcagGAATTAATCATCATATCAGTCATCTATGTAAAGAGATGGATTAATGTTTAACAATAAAAGGCTCATACATCAAGATGTGTGCTATGCCATAATAAAATGAGATATTATTGACAAGCAAAGCAAGCATGGAAAGTAAAAAGGAGTATGGTTTAATTCATATGTGAGGACTCAAAGTCAAAGATTTGCGGATGATCAAAATCAATTGAAGAAATGGTTTTCATTCTAATGGCACAAGTCAATGTAAGTTCAAGATGGCTCTTGTGAATAAATGGATGAGATCGAGAGGCGAGTTTCAAGAGActacgcaagcgacggcttggcgtgagcaaggaaaccgataatgatcaagtccaagaattcTAAAGAGACAAGGAGAATTTCATATTGAAAGGTGTCATTCAGTTGAGAAGAAAAAGTGACCAGTGAATCAGAGATTGGATTTCATTATTgatttaaatgtgatacaagcatATATGAAGCTCtatgtgatgcaaggatgaagagttggaatcCAGGATAGTGTTTCGAGGgactaagcttggagaagggcaattggGTTGCGCCGAAGGACTAATGCTAGGGTGAAGAAATATTCTTTGGATTCAACTTGAGGAATCTTGGTCATGTATGGTGTTCATATTGGCAAAGTATCAAATCTTTCTTGAATTGTATTACGAAGATGTGATTTgaactagaagtggatttcattcaaagaCAAAGGttcaagtcactagctcaaggttGAAGTGCTCATTTCAAAGAGACAAAGATAGATGCTACTCTCAGAAGGACATATTGACAAAGTATGGCATTGTTAATATTGTTGAAGCTCAAGTGGTTGATAATACATTTaaatttgatcttgagtttaggaatgccgtactatcaagagggatgcatcacaagGTGTTTTGACTAtgtctcagtgctcaagtaacccatgtgagttgTTGAGAGACACAAAAGCCACACGTACATATTTTTTGGGTTTGTCAGAGCAAATCTGGTGGAACCGGTTTTTAGAAACCGGTGGGAATAGTTTTGTGTTAGCCGTCTCAACGGCTAGTTGTTTGAATTTCGGTGGCACCGGTTTTGGTAACCGGTGGCATCGGTTTTTACTGGATctgtaatggctagtttttggGAAGTCGTGTATTTATACCTCACGACCCCCCTCAGTGGCAGGCTGCTGTTTCTGAGGTTGCTGGTGTGCTTCCTTGCTATTCCTTGCTAAGCCAAAGCCATTCTTGCTCTCCCCAACCCCTCTTTGTGAGGTTGCTTGATCTTGTGAGATCTTTGAGTTGGGTAGTAGAGAGAGAAGCCAAAGTGAGCAGTTTGAGAGCACTCAAACCCCTTGAGCACTGTTGGACATCATCAAGCCCGTGTGAagtgtttgttactcttggaggtgtgcctcctagacggctaggtgtTGCCCGTAACCTACCAAGGTGTGGTGAGTTGCGGGACAATTTGTGAAGGTCGTGCTTCACCTCCGAAAGGGAAGAAGCAAAACTAGTGGAAGTGGGGAAGTGGTCCGGTGAGACCCGTCTCGGTGGAACGGGTTTGAAAAGACTCGTATCCTAAAgagttcctcaatggagagtaggactcacacgtggtgaacgtggtgaatccgaacttcgatGAAACAAATCTTGTGTCTCCTTGCTGGTTTGAGCTTCTTATGCATTCACTCGTAAATTTGGTGAAGTTGCTCGTTTGTATTGTATATGCTTTTTGAGTGCAGATACTTGGAGATATAGGCAATAAAGTCACTCTGATCATCATCTCCAAGTTTGGTTTGCAACTGAGTTAATTATCCTCACTTTTGGTTCAGAGGAGTTCACTGCTCAGAGTAAAACCGGTGGCACCGGTTTTGACTGGCAGTGAGTTTTAATCCGCTGCTTTAGTTGTAATTTTTTAGGTCACGCCTATTCActccccctctaggcgacatcaagaTCCTTTCAGCCAGTCAGTACTAAAAAAATGAGCAACCACACTAAGGTAATCTTCCTTAGCATTACCCGACCAAATGTCAGATGTGAAAGCAACAGAGGAAGTAGCTGCCAAAGTATCCATAACTTTACTACGGCAATCAGCATAGTACTTGGCAAGATCCCTAGTGGTGGTTTGCCATGAGACACTAGCAAACCGAGGGTTATGTGCAATTTTAATGTACTCTTCAAATATTTCAGAATCACCAAAACCCAGAGGAAGATCAAGTCTAGCAATCAAACGACAAAGCTGTGTACGTGCAACCTCAGGACTGTACTCCCAGTGTCCTAAAGTACCATTTGGGTTGAACTGTAGCAAGGACTGAGATGAATGACACTTTTGCATCTTAGCAGAACATGCTAAAAGATGACGCTTCAAAGTTCCAGTATCAAAAGTAGACAGAGCAGCATAGACCTTACCACAATGAATGCATTTAGCTTGGAATCGGATTCTCTTACCATTCACTACCTTGTAGATCTTCTCGTACTCATCCCAGACATCAGAGGTGCATGGCCGGTTCCTCTTGGCGCTGCCCTCGGCGTCCTACTCAGCAccggcaccagcaccagcaccggCACCGGAAGCATCACCATCAGCAACAAGATCGATAGGTGCATCAGCCATTTGGCCAAACAGTTCCTGCTGCCCCGCGAGCACGtcttcttcatcatctccaACCCCGCCCATCAACCGGATCTCGTCATTGCCGGTCATTTCCTCCATCGCCAGCGTCTAGTTCCTCAACGGCACTGATGAGAAAGAAATCGACAAGAAAATGCGAACAATCAGAACGAAATcaacaaagaaaacaaaaaagaagaagaaagaggagCGTGAACAAACCTTTTGAGTCCGGAGCACCAGAGTCGCCAACGAGGTGGAGCAAGTCCAGAGCACCAGAGTCGCCATCGGGACCCAAGGCTCCGGCGCTCTGGTTCCTCGACGGACTAGGccactagggttagggttagggtttcgggaCAGAGTGCCGAGCCGGAGAGGCGGGGATGAAGAGGAAGAGTCGTGTCGTGCCCGGGTGAAGGCCAGCGGCAGCGGATGACTGCCGGGCACCGGCCGGATAGGAGGAAGAGGTCTAGATCTAGAGGAAGAGAGTGGACAAGTAGAGGAGGtcagcgagggaggaggagacgaGATGGCCCGGGCTGCCGGTCATCGGTGCCCGCGGGCCGCGGCCGACGGCGTCGTGCCAGAGAAGAGGAAGTCGAGGAGCACCAGCgagtcgaggcggcggcggcgccggcggaaaACGAGCAAGAGGGGGAGACTGgagaggcggaggcgggcgaGAGAGGGGGTAGGGTTTGCCCCCCACCCAGCGCCGCGATGCGTAATatacccggcgccggcggcccaaCGGCTAGCGGGCcgctccaacggctagccgggccaggcTCCTCCAACGGCTAATGGGTCTGGGTTGGGGGGTTCAAAAATTAGTCGGGTCGGATTGGGTTGAGCCCATTAGTCGTGTCGGGTCAGGGTCAACACTATGGGTCGGAGTCTCGACCCAGACCCAACGATAGGTCATGTCGGCCCTGACCCTATTGGtcatgggctgggctgggttaGGGTTGTGTTTTTTCGTGTCGTGTCTAGTGTGGCCCATTTAAACCAgcccatttggccatctataaATACGAGGCACTGTGCCGATCTTCAATTACTGTGGCTTATATgattaggccagtctcaatgagGTTTTCATAGagaatttcatgatattaaatatcatcaattttgctgacatgacaaGAAGAGAGAATGATGTGGTTTCATGAAATGTGAAGAGATTTTTATCACTATTAAACTCATTTGGCACAGATACTTAGTTCTCAGTCTATGTAACTGTATTTATAAAATTTCCACTCAGACCGGTCTTGGGCAGATTAATTGTCGAGGCAACACGTACGAAAAGGCCAATTACATTCGTGGACAGCCCATTGGCCCACGAGAATAGTACCAATCAATAGGCGCCGCGAAATTACATGCTGGCTAATCTTCCCACCGTGGGCTTCTCACCATTGCCCATTTTGTCCTTCCTTCTCACCAAATGACATAGCCCAAGGCCCACAGCTCAACAAAGCCCAGTTGCGTGATCCGCGACGGCGAACTGTCACTCCCGCCCCGCCGTGCGCGCTGCCGGTTACTAATTAAAGCGGCTCGCTCGAGGAAGCGGATCACAGCATGCACGCCGCGATCTGGCCGGTGGAAGGCGCGCGCTAGCCtcgggtcgccgccggcggccacagTGACGCGATGAAGCTGATCTGCGGGccatggtgcggcggcggcggcggcggcagctcggcCCTCACGGACGGGACGATGAGCGGCCGGCACGGCGCCACGGCCCGCGCGCTCCTCCCGTCGCTTGGCTCGcagagcgggcggcggccgcggctccgGCGGTTCATCGTGTCCCCCTACGACCCGCGGTACCGGCTGTGGGAGCACTTCCTCGTCGTGCTGGTCCTCTACTCCGCGTGGGTGGCCCCCTTCGAGTTCGGTTTCGTCCCGGAGCCCGccggcgcgctcgccgccgccgacgacgccgtGAACGCCGCGTTCGCCGTCGACATCGTGCTCACCTTCTTCGTGGCGTACACGGACCGGCGCACCTTCCTGCTCCAGGACGACCCCCGGCGGATCGCGTGGCGGTACGCCACCACCTGGCTCGCCCTCGACGTCGCCTCCACCATGCCCACCGAGCTCACCCGCCGGATCCTCCCGCCGCAGGCCAGGTCCTACAACTTCTTCGGCATGCTCCGGCTCTGGCGCCTCCACCGCGTCAGCACGCTCTTCACCGAGTACGTACGTGTCGACATTTATATGTTTTAAATAACCGGTTATAACCCACTAAACGCCGTGACAGCAGCCCTGCCGCTGAACGCCTTAACTGGCGATGGCGATCCTACTGCATACTGAATATTGATTTTGCTTCTTCGGCATACTGAACATTGATTTTGCTTCTTCGATCTCTAGGCTAGAGAAGGACAGGAAGTTCAGCTACTTCTGGGTTCGATGCACGAAGCTCATCTGCGTACGTGGTCAATCATTTAACTCCGGCATCCATGCATTATTCGATCTTCGTCTTCCAGTTGGTGGATTGGCTACTCGTTTTTGTTCAGAATTATTCAGAACCCATGGATGATCTGATCGTGCAGGTGACTCTGTTCGCCGTCCACTGCGCGGGGTGCTTCTACTACCTCCTGGCGGACCGGTACCCCGACCCGTCGCACACGTGGCTGAGCGCCTCCATCCCGGACTTCCACGGCACGAGCATCTGGCGGCGCTACGCCGCGTCCATGTACTGGTCCATCACCACCCTCACCACCGTCGGCTACGGCGACATGCACGCCGTCAACACCGGCGAGATGGTGTTCACCACCCTCTACATGCTCTTCAACCTCGGCCTCACCGCCTACCTCATCGGCAACATGACCAACCTTGTCGTCCACGGCACCGGCCGCACCCGGGCCTACCGCGACGCCGTCAAGGCCGCCACCGGCTTCGCCGCGCGCCACCAGCTGCCGGCGAGGCTGCGGCACCAGATGGTCTCCCACCTCAGCCTCAAGTTCAGGACCGACTCCGAGGGCCTCCAGCAGCAGGACACGCTCGCCGCGCTGCCCAAGGCCATCCGCTCCAGCATCTCCCACCACCTCTTCTTCGCCCTCGTCCACAGCGTCTACCTCTTCCAGGGCGTCTCCAACGACCTCATCTTCCAGCTGGTATGCTGCATGGTGTCCATGCATTTTACAGTAAATAATTTGTTTCCAGTTTAGTTAAATTTGCAAGCACaagaattaattaattaattaatttttcaCTACTGCTCTGTCTCAAGGTCTCTGAGATGAACGCCGAGTACTTCGCGCCCAGGGAGGACTTCATCCTGCAGAACGAGGCGCCCTCGGATTTCTACATTCTAGTCACTGGTAGTGTGGTAAAAAAAAGAGCACACACACTCCTTTCATCACGATTACAATTCGAGGAATAGATAGTTTATCCAGTAATAGTTAGCTAGCTAATGATCAGTGAGAAATAAAACAAGGAAATGGCAGTGACATGTGCAAGTGATGCATTGGCAGGAGCTGATAGAGCTCCAGAACGGTGCAGAGCGGGCAAGTCCTTTCTCCATGTTGTGCTCGTTCCATAGCACATTCTTTCAGAGGCTGGGTGGGGTGATCTTGGCGTGTGTGATCTGCAGCTGGTTGGCACGTCCAGGGCGGGCGATGTCGTGGGCGAGATCGGGGTCCTGTGCTACAGGCCCCAGCTCTTCACGGCAAGAACAAGCTCCCTGAGCCAGCTCCTGCGTATGGAACGGACCGCCTTCCTCAGGATTGTTCAGGCCAATGTTGGGGACGGCGTCATAATCATCAACAACCTGATCCAGGTCAGTCTGTTGACTGTTCACCTTCACAACACCTCCAAAATTTGAAAAAacagagagagtgagagataaaaaaaaaagactctGAATGTCCATTTCCAGATTGTGGTGTGTGCTGTTCGATTTCAAGCTTTGGATTTTGAACTGCTTTTTGCTCTGACGAGCTTTTGAATGAATTCCAATGGCATTGTGTTGCTGTTGCCCTACTCGATCACAGTAcctcaaggagaagaaggagagcGGCGCGGTCGCCGGAGTCGCCGAGGAGATCGAGTACATGATGGCCCGGGGTCAGCTGGAGCTCCCTGTCACGCTCTGCTACGCCGCAACCAAAGGAGATGACTTCCTGTTGCATCAGCTCCTCAAGCGTGGCGTCGACCCAAACGAGTCAGATAACTCCTGGCATACAGCACTGGTAAATAAATCTTAAGATTCAAGACTAAATTTTACCGTCTTAAAGCAAAGTCCCTTTTGATGCTTATTTActgtctgaaactctgaatcgCAAATTTACATCGCTAGCTGTTCTTGGTTTGAACAGCACATTGCAGCTTCCTCTGGACACGAGCAGTGCGTCAGGCTTCTGCTAGAGCACGGCGCCGACGCTAACGCAAGGGACGCGCATGGGCGAGTGCCCCTGTGGGAGGCCCTGTCACGGGggcaccacgccgccgcgcggctGCTGGCGGACGCCGGCGCGGACCTGTCCTCCGGCGACGCGGCGCTCTACGCCCGCGCGGCCGTCgaggccggcgacgccgcgctgCTCGAGGACGCCGCGCGCCACGGCGcggacgtggcggcggcgtgctggGACGACGGCGCCACCGCGCTCCACCGCGCCGTCCTCCAGGGGAGCGCCGGGATGGTCGGGGCCCTGCTTGAGCGCGGCGCCGACCCGGACAGGGCGGACGGCGCCGGCCGGACCCCGCGGGCCTTGGCCGACGAGCTCGGCCACGGCGACGTGCTGGAGCTGTTCAGCCGGTGGCGGCGGAAGGTGGCCGAAGGTCCGGAGCAGCAGGGCCCGGCGACAGGTCACGGCGGCGGGCTAGTGGCTCAGAAGGTCGCGAGGTTCCagagcgcgccgccggcgagggtccCGCCGTGCGACAACGCCGCcggctcgtcgccgtcgccgccgctgctgtcgAGGCAGAGCACTCCCCGGCGGATGGTCAGCCTGCGGAACTCCCTCTTCGGCGTCCTCTCGTCGTCGCACGTGAAccggcacgacggcggcggcggcggcggcggtctcaGCCGCCATGAGAGGCACACGCACAGCAGCTCGCGTGTCAGGGTGACCATCTCCTGCCCCGAGCAGGGTAGCAGCGCGAGGAAGCTGGTGTTCATGCCGGAGACGGTGGCGGAGCTCCTGGAGGAAGGCGGGAGCACGTTCGGGTTCGCTCCGACGAGGGCGGTGACGACTGACGGCGCCGAGGTTGACGACCCGAGGCTCGTCAGAGACGGCGATTGTCTCCTCCTAGTCACCGACCAATGGGTGCCTGACATTGGCATCATGGGTAGGTATCAATAATTAATAGTAAGAGTAGTGAGAACATGTTAGAGCTGCATCCTGGATAGTGTTGAAGGCGAGTTATACTTCTAtgattttgaaaagaaaatagagCTGAAAATGATTCTCTGAGAACTCATTAGCTATTGTTTTGTTCAACTTAATGACCACGTAGGTGTAGTATTGTAGTGTCTCccctggcaaaaaaaaaaaaaaactgccaaACACGTAAGAGATACCCGAAGATACTGTGTGACCTTGGGCATCAATCATTTATTTATCTCAATACGACAGTGTTAAAAGAAAGAATCACATTTGCAAAGATGATTTAAAAATTACCACATTAATcagaaaaaagaagaatatATACCATCAGATTTTATTAAGATCTAAAGGTATAGAATCTAAAGAGTCCAGCATaccaaatacgattaataaatatatattcaaaattcaaaaagaaGAGAAGAGGCTAGCGATTTTTTAAACATTATTTTCTAATCAAATTACTTCGAACATTGTTGAGAAGAGAAGACGCTTGCAATCATGTAAATATTATTTTCTAATCAGATTACTTCCTATCTCGAGGAGAGATAGACCAAGATATGACCGGCCGTTATTATTTTTATCCTTATCACACGCTATTATCTTGGTACGCTTCAATAGTGCCATCAGAACTGCAAGGAAAGACAAGATAAAATAGTAATTTTTATCTTTATCACCCGTTATTTACTTAATAATGGTTTGTGGTATATCTTTTGCCATATTTTTGGGGGAAAAAAGAGGCTACTACAAGTTTTTGCAGATGTAACACTACTGCAAGGAAAGTGTGGAGCAGTATAAGCTAGGGGACGTAACAGTACCATTGCAAGGAAAGTGATGGTAATGGAGTTATGGTACGGTCTTGGCAACAGTACCATCGATTTAGGAAATCTCGTTATGGGTACAAGCCCAATGTAATGGGATAGGTGGCCAACCACAACACTGATGCAAAGATTTTGTGCTATAGGTTGACCCAAGAATTCCTTATTACAGTATAACGTGGCAGAGGTAGGTAGGTGCATAGCCCATATGATGCTGAAAGTCAGTGCGTGTCCATAACGGCCGGTCACCATTTGATTCCTTAAACGTGGAGGAGGAAACCAATCAAAGAAATGATTTATTGGTGACGAACCCTTCCTACCTGAGCTGAACCGTCGCCGTCATTTTAGCACTTTGACAAACAAGTTTAAAGTTTAGTTACGGTAGTTATGCTACCGTCACCAACTTCTTTCTGATCAACCAACACAACGCCACCTTACAAGTCCACAAGCAACCACGACATTCCCTGACCTCATGCATCATGCATCCAATAATCCCCCTTCTCCTATCCTGCTATATAAACACGAGCACATCTTCTTCAACAACACATCGCATCATCACAACTGCAAGTACAAGCAGCAGCCACGTACTCATCGATCACTCCTAGCAAGCACATTAATCGCGTTCCGTTGAGACCCGTACGAGCAAGGCAGCTGCGAGGAATCGATCGATCGAGATGGCGGGTCTGATGAGGCTGCTCGCCGTGggcgtggccgtggcggcgctgctggcctcgccggcgccggtggcggtGTCTGGGCAGCCGGTGGCCGGGCCGCTGTCGTGCACGGCGTCGCTGGTCTCCAGCTTCGCGCCGTGCCTCAACTTCATCATCAACAGCACGGCCTCCCCGACGGCCGACTGCTGCCGCTCCCTGGGGGCGCTGATGAAGGCGAGCACCGGCTGCGCCTGCCTCATCCTCACCGGCAGCGTGCCGCTCGGCGTGCCCGTCAACCGGACCATGGCCGTCACGCTGCCCAGGGCCTGCAACAACGCCTCCGTCCCCCTGCAGTGCCAAGGTAAATCCACCCATTCACCCATCAGTCGAGCTCTAGGTAGCATTCATGGCAGTAATTGTGTGAAGACACGCTGAAGAGATGCTAATCCGGTGATCTTTGCAGACGCGACGACGTCGGCTCAGACCCCGGCTCCGGGTCCCGTGGCGGACGCGCCTGCTCCCTCCTCATTGGCCCCGCTGCGTAAGAAACTGATCGAAGAACCTTGCGAAGTTAAAACTTGTGTTGCTGAATGCTGACGAGACATTTCTTCGTTTTCTCTTTTGGAATTTTACTGATGAACATCGTGGTTTCCTTCAAACTCTGCAGCGCCCATGACGACGGCGCCGGTGGCAACGCCAGTGCCTgaagcgccggcgccggcgacggcgacggcgacgcctgcGTTGGAGCCGACGAACACGCCGCCGATCAGCCAGGGGCAGACGAGGCCGACGGTTGTGCCCAGCAGCTCTGC
This window contains:
- the LOC120694994 gene encoding potassium channel AKT3-like codes for the protein MKLICGPWCGGGGGGSSALTDGTMSGRHGATARALLPSLGSQSGRRPRLRRFIVSPYDPRYRLWEHFLVVLVLYSAWVAPFEFGFVPEPAGALAAADDAVNAAFAVDIVLTFFVAYTDRRTFLLQDDPRRIAWRYATTWLALDVASTMPTELTRRILPPQARSYNFFGMLRLWRLHRVSTLFTELEKDRKFSYFWVRCTKLICVTLFAVHCAGCFYYLLADRYPDPSHTWLSASIPDFHGTSIWRRYAASMYWSITTLTTVGYGDMHAVNTGEMVFTTLYMLFNLGLTAYLIGNMTNLVVHGTGRTRAYRDAVKAATGFAARHQLPARLRHQMVSHLSLKFRTDSEGLQQQDTLAALPKAIRSSISHHLFFALVHSVYLFQGVSNDLIFQLVSEMNAEYFAPREDFILQNEAPSDFYILVTGSVELIELQNGAERLVGTSRAGDVVGEIGVLCYRPQLFTARTSSLSQLLRMERTAFLRIVQANVGDGVIIINNLIQYLKEKKESGAVAGVAEEIEYMMARGQLELPVTLCYAATKGDDFLLHQLLKRGVDPNESDNSWHTALHIAASSGHEQCVRLLLEHGADANARDAHGRVPLWEALSRGHHAAARLLADAGADLSSGDAALYARAAVEAGDAALLEDAARHGADVAAACWDDGATALHRAVLQGSAGMVGALLERGADPDRADGAGRTPRALADELGHGDVLELFSRWRRKVAEGPEQQGPATGHGGGLVAQKVARFQSAPPARVPPCDNAAGSSPSPPLLSRQSTPRRMVSLRNSLFGVLSSSHVNRHDGGGGGGGLSRHERHTHSSSRVRVTISCPEQGSSARKLVFMPETVAELLEEGGSTFGFAPTRAVTTDGAEVDDPRLVRDGDCLLLVTDQWVPDIGIMGRYQ
- the LOC120663426 gene encoding non-specific lipid transfer protein GPI-anchored 20-like; translated protein: MAGLMRLLAVGVAVAALLASPAPVAVSGQPVAGPLSCTASLVSSFAPCLNFIINSTASPTADCCRSLGALMKASTGCACLILTGSVPLGVPVNRTMAVTLPRACNNASVPLQCQDATTSAQTPAPGPVADAPAPSSLAPLPPMTTAPVATPVPEAPAPATATATPALEPTNTPPISQGQTRPTVVPSSSAWRRPSGAHGSVALLLAVAGAALV